GCAAGCCGTCTACGTAGGCTCCAGGCCAAGCTCCGTGCAACCACAAGCATAGAGAAGAACATAGAGCAAGCTGCCCGCGAGATAACACGTCTAGTCGAGGCACTCAATCTGCCTCGCAGTATAATTGATACCGCTATGATGATCTATAGGCAGGCTGCGGAGAAGGGTCTAGTACGCGGGCGTAGTCTCGAATCTATGGCTGCTGCAGCAGTTTATGCGGCTTGTAGGATCCGCGGCATACCGCGCGGCATAGACGATATATCTGAAATGGTCAAGGGTGGTCGTAAAGAGGTAGCCCGGTGCTATAGACTAATAGTGCGTGAGCTTAAGCTACGTATGCCTATAGTAGACCCGGTGCGCTATGTATCTAGAATTACATCTGCTCTACGCCTTAGCCCTGCGGTCGAACGGCGTGCAGCAGAGATACTCATGCAAGCGCGTCGGATGGGACTAACCGCTGGTAAGGACCCTGCAGGACTAGCTGCTGCAGCTATATATATAGCAGCATTAGAGCTTGGAGAGAGACGCACACAAAAAGAGATAGCAGCAGCGGCTGGTGTAACTGAGGTAACTGTGCGTAACCGCTACAAAGAACTCGTTCAAAGACTCAACATCCCTCTACCGGCCCAGTAACCTGTCCTGTCCTCGCATTTTTTAAAGTATATCTGCATAACTGAGTTTTCTATAGTTTGTAAATATTTGTCTAATGAAGGAGCCGCTTATAGACTACTAGCTACATCGCCGTCTGAATCTAGTATTGGTACCATTATGATAATTATCAATTTTTG
The window above is part of the Pyrodictium delaneyi genome. Proteins encoded here:
- a CDS encoding transcription initiation factor IIB, producing MVVEEYIEKASGDREEKCPPEYIVFDEERGEYICTLTGEVVEETVIDTGPEWRAYTPEEKTRRSRVGSPLTHTLPDYGILTTISGYRDATGRKLEARLRIEASRLRRLQAKLRATTSIEKNIEQAAREITRLVEALNLPRSIIDTAMMIYRQAAEKGLVRGRSLESMAAAAVYAACRIRGIPRGIDDISEMVKGGRKEVARCYRLIVRELKLRMPIVDPVRYVSRITSALRLSPAVERRAAEILMQARRMGLTAGKDPAGLAAAAIYIAALELGERRTQKEIAAAAGVTEVTVRNRYKELVQRLNIPLPAQ